The Rhinatrema bivittatum chromosome 4, aRhiBiv1.1, whole genome shotgun sequence genome window below encodes:
- the CCDC32 gene encoding coiled-coil domain-containing protein 32 isoform X1, whose product MKMFQDFDSATTRSSQDLWTEICPCLPTAGQQDDCRDAFSDSFMGSCAHRESQSSSSSEHQYDQKDGAFQDCVKPWAPLKDSEVYLASLEGKLRRIKGMSQEVTSKDMLRTLAQAKKECWDRFLQETFESEVYLEGQECDESTLEHFKRWLQPDKVAISSEEVQCLIPQELGTERQEIEEHAASAEQ is encoded by the exons ATGAAAATGTTTCAGGACTTTGACTCTGCAACCACAAGGTCAAGCCAGGACCTCTGGACTGAAATCTGTCCTTGCCTGCCGACTGCTGGCCAACAGGATGATTGCAGGGATGCTTTTTCGGATTCTTTCATGGGTTCCTGTGCTCACAGAGAAAGCCAAAGCTCTTCATCCTCTGAACATCAGTATGACCAAAAAGATGGTGCTTTCCAAGATTGTGTAAAGCCATGGGCTCCCCTGAAGGACTCTGAAGTGTATTTGGCATCTCTAG AGGGAAAACTGAGAAGAATTAAGGGGATGTCGCAAGAAGTGACTTCTAAAGACATGCTGCGCACACTAGCCCAAGCCAAGAAGGAATGCTGGGACCGATTCCTGCAGGAAACGTTTGAGTCTGAGGTTTACCTGGAGGGGCAGGAATGCGATGAAAG CACGCTGGAGCATTTCAAGCGCTGGCTCCAGCCAGATAAAGTGGCAATCAGCTCCGAAGAGGTGCAATGCCTTATACCCCAGGAACTCGGTACAGAAAGGCAAGAAATTGAAGAACATGCAGCATCAGCAGAACAGTGA
- the CCDC32 gene encoding coiled-coil domain-containing protein 32 isoform X4 — translation MKMFQDFDSATTRSSQDLWTEICPCLPTAGQQDDCRDAFSDSFMGSCAHRESQSSSSSEHQYDQKDGAFQDCVKPWAPLKDSEVYLASLEGKLRRIKGMSQEVTSKDMLRTLAQAKKECWDRFLQETFESEVYLEGQECDER, via the exons ATGAAAATGTTTCAGGACTTTGACTCTGCAACCACAAGGTCAAGCCAGGACCTCTGGACTGAAATCTGTCCTTGCCTGCCGACTGCTGGCCAACAGGATGATTGCAGGGATGCTTTTTCGGATTCTTTCATGGGTTCCTGTGCTCACAGAGAAAGCCAAAGCTCTTCATCCTCTGAACATCAGTATGACCAAAAAGATGGTGCTTTCCAAGATTGTGTAAAGCCATGGGCTCCCCTGAAGGACTCTGAAGTGTATTTGGCATCTCTAG AGGGAAAACTGAGAAGAATTAAGGGGATGTCGCAAGAAGTGACTTCTAAAGACATGCTGCGCACACTAGCCCAAGCCAAGAAGGAATGCTGGGACCGATTCCTGCAGGAAACGTTTGAGTCTGAGGTTTACCTGGAGGGGCAGGAATGCGATGAAAGGTGA